The Ranitomeya variabilis isolate aRanVar5 chromosome 7, aRanVar5.hap1, whole genome shotgun sequence DNA window TTGCAAGCACAACAGCTGCATGAAGTATGGGAGGGCCCCATAAAATAGCTGTAAATCTACTCTAATGTAATTTAAGATGCTGTTTATAATGACAAGGGTGCTGCTGTGACACAGCTCTATTCAGAACAAGCAAAACAAAAAGTAGCACATTTATAGCCTGAGAAATAAACTTATTATGGTTTACAATCCAAAAGATCTGAGCAACACACTTCTAACTGTACAACATATGTGAAAAGATTACTTGCTGTAGCACTTTTCTTCAAAGCTAAAAGCCAATGTTGAAATGTCCAACATTCACATAAGGTTGTTTGGGGTTTTAAGACATAACTGCACTTTTACAAAAAACTTTGGACAGGTCACAAAGACAAATCATGAGTTTTGATTGGTTGGGGTAGTGCTGCTGAGATTGCCACAATCACTGAAATGCCACAGCAGAAGTGTTTAGTCGATCCCTGCCCTCCTCCTCCCCAATTGCAAGTCTAACAAGTCTATCTTGAATGGAATCTGTCAACACATTTGacatatctaaactattaatatgggcatgcaggttataAATTGCTGAAAAAAAGTCCTCCTTGTAAGCcttatatcagatgccttgttgttaaGAAATCATATTTCGTCATTTTATGTAaacgacctcttccaggctctgggcagGATGCTGTGTGCAGGATAACTCTGCTTCCAGTGCTTATTGTCAATAAGACAAGGCATCTGATCTGAGGGATACAGGGAGGACTTTTCAGCATTctgtaacctgtatgcccatattattagttttgataggtcaaatgtggtgacagtttccctttaagcctTTGAGCAGAGCTGTACctgggtgagcactttgaacataaAATGAATAAGGAAATCGGTTTTATTAAGATCAGTTTTAAAGATATTACATATAAAGCAAAAACAATCAAAACTCGTTGCAATGGTATAGGCAAAACATATTGGCCACACAGGGCTTCCTTAGAATTCTGAAAACATAAAAGCCTTATGTAAAGTCAAACATGGTAATGACATATGTTAtgaaggtatcacacacacacacaaggaacaaaaaaaaacaaagaaacacaCAAAATAAGATATAGATAAGAAAAaaaagggaggggaaaaaaaaaggaaagatagGGGAAGGGAAGTGTGAGGGAGGTAAAATGTGAGGGGAGCATGGAATAAGTCACAGGCCATAAGTTGTATTCCACAGCACCAACCCAGATCAGCCCAGAAGTGGAACTAACATGAAATATCTTATGGAAGTCTGGTGAGTCTTGGAAAAAAATCCAAATACTCCAGATCTTCCTAAATTTATCTAAGTTACCAGAACTTTCAGCAGTCAGTTCTTCCATTTGACAAATCCAACCATTTCCGAGTACCATTCATCTATAGAGGGAACTTGAGGTGAACACCAGTGTCTTGGGATCACTTAGGGAGCAGCCATAAAACAAAAGCACAGGATATCCTTTTTGGTAGCTAATGGAATAGGGTAGAATGGAGAGAAGAGCGGTTTGTGGACTACATATAACCTTACCTCTACAACAAAAGTGTTGTAAAAATGCTGGAACAATTAGATATAGTATAACGATAAAATACAGAAATAGTTTTCATAGTTGCATCGTTAACATTTTTTTTAGGAATAGGACCTGTAAACCATAGCGTGCAATTGTTAAAAAGGACACGAGAATATGCGGAGAATGATAACGGTGTGTGGATTGCAGGTGCTGGCCTGGTTTGAAGAAGGTGAAGAGACAGTCACAGCTTTTGTGGAGCCCTTTGTCATTCTGCTGATCCTCATCGCCAATGCAGTTGTAGGAGTCTGGCAGGTAAGATCGTCGTACCTAACATAGACCCAATTACAACCAAATACTTTTCTGTTTGAAATCGTCACTTACAATAGAATTGACTTTCAAGGATTCTAAGATTTTAAGGATATAACTGGTATTGGGAGATAATTATCATTTGTTTAGCTAACAATCCAGGGTATTTAATAAAAACAGAGAGACCGACTTTTTACAGCTCTGAAATTCAATCAGCAGGTCTCCCGACCCAAACTCAGCAAATGTTGTGCCATCTAGGTATAGACATATTGTATATGAGTTTGCTGAGTTTGGGTCAGAAAAGTAGTGGCCCGTTCACATATTGTGATCTGCCCTGCTACCGTGAATGTTGCAAGGCTGAATAAATCTAAATAAGAGCCCAAATATAGTGTAAAATTATAATACTTCCGAAACGTTAATATATTAAGTCTGCTTCCAGGTAATAAAGCCCTAAGAAAGTTCTGTTTGTAATGTAGGAAAGAAATGCTGAAGATGCCATTGAAGCTCTTAAGGAATATGAACCCGAGATGGGAAAAGTTTACCGCAGTGACAGAAAATCGGTACAAAGAATCAAGGCAAGAGAGATCGTGCCTGGTGATATTGTGGAAGTAGCAGGTGAGTTACTGACATCTATATGGCTGACAACACATTCCATTGTATTCTTTCCCAAACCCCTTTCCCACATTTTAGCCTTTATCTCCTAATATCCACCGTTAGCCATAGGGTTTTGAAATAGTGGGATGTGAAGTCATTAAACCAAACTTCTGACTCCTCTATTTTCCACTCCGAGACTTCTTCATCAATGGCTCAAGTACAATTAGTGATTATCATTATACAATATTAATAACATATATTCAAAATTATATTGGAGCCATtagaatgccttttttttttattagcaatcAATATCTTCTGGATTCATTGTCCTTGTAGTAACTGATATAAAATCTGCTCTGGTGTAGGCAAACACTTTCCACCAAGACAAAAAAATAGAATATTCAATGAATAAACCACCTTCTATTGTAAATGATGATAAATACATACAGTACTGTAGAAACAAGGAAGACTAATGCCGCTTACATTTATGCCTTTCTTTAATTCCTAGTTGGTGACAAAGTCCCAGCTGACATCAGACTCGTCAGCATCAAGTCCACCACCCTGCGTATTGACCAGTCCATCCTGACAGGTGTGTTCAACCCCTTTCAAATATTAACTGAGAGTATTTTATgaattcctaacccaaaatttgTGTTTTCTACAGGAGAGTCTGTTTCTGTCATCAAACACACAGACGCTGTTCCTGAccccagagctgtcaatcaggacAAGAAAAACATGCTGTTTTCCGTAAGTATTTCTATTATTTTTCTATTCttcaatttgttgttttttttctattagcCAGTTTTTAATGTCTTTCTAATCATTCATAGGGTACCAATGTAGGAGCTGGAAAGGCTATTGGTGTTGTCATTGCCACTGGAGCCAACACTGAAATTGGTAAGATTCGTGACGAGATGGCAGCCACAGAACAAGAGAAGACCCCACTTCAACAGAAACTTGATGAGTTTGGAGAGCAGCTGTCCAAAGTTATTTCCCTCATCTGTGTTGCTGTATGGCTGATCAACATTGGACACTTCAATGACCCCATCCATGGTGGCTCTTGGATCAAAGGAGCCATTTATTACTTTAAGATTGCCGTGGCTCTGGCCGTAGCTGCTATTCCTGAAGGTTTGCTTCATTTACTACTGCTGCTAAAAGGTATTGCCCATAGTATTTTCTCAATACATTAACTCATTGCTCTTTATGTATACAGGTCTCCCCGCTGTAATCACCACTTGCCTAGCCTTGGGTACAAGACGTATGGCCAAGAAGAATGCTATTGTCAGAAGCTTGCCCTCTGTGGAAACACTTGGGTGCACATCAGTCATCTGCTCTGATAAGACTGGTACTCTGACCACCAACCAGATGTCCGTCTGCAGGGTACGATTATACTGCAGGATATTTACAATGAAGAAAGAGCAGTAGCTATGTCAAATAAGGTGTatttgtccaatttttttttattacgaaCTGAATACATTTTTaacccccttcaccaccttgggattttcagttttatgctttttctttttttgcgtTTTGTTTTTCTGCAGGACacattcattttatcatatagcgtagtggaaaacgggaaaaaaatccaagtgcagtcaaattgcaaaaaaatgcaattccacaactgcttcttttttttcttaaccatgttcactaaacactaaaactgatctgccattatgattctaaagGTCAGTACGAGATTGCAGGTAcccaacatgtataggttctttttatgTGGTGAAaagaaaattccaaagtttgtaaggaaaaaaaaaatggtgccatttccgagaccagtagcgtctccatttttggggggatatggggctgggtgagggattattttttgtgcaccaagatgacgtttgcattgatactattttggggcacATACGATTATTTGatcgtctgttattgcattttattgcaataacaATAAAGGTCGGgcgtttctgaacgcagcgatatcaaatatgtgtttgGGCTTCAATACTCTCCTtagaagacttgaagctgcaatcatcggATTGCTTGtacttcagccctgctatgtgtagcaaaaatcatcGTCTGCTATGACGCCCATAGCAGTTCTGCAATGACAAGCACATGGTtcttctgcagacccccggttgtcatgccaacccatcggcattcCGCAATCATTTCACAGGGACTCTGATGGGCGGGGTTTGTGACAGGCTTCCTGCGttatgttaaataccgctgtcagagattgataacAGCTGATgatggatcgagattccacccgtggctgttagggacacatgacagctgatcagatcatgtgcctgaaaagatgcagactcagcgccggagcctgcatcaaaggggaatacacgacctatgacgtacctataagtcataagtcatgaaggggttaaacagatttcttATACCTGATGAGGCTAATACATACCTGGGCAAAGTACGGCCCGAGGGCCACATCCAACCCTCTTGCTGTTCCTGTCCGGCCCGTAGACTGAGACAGCCAAGGAGCTGAAAACACCTTATCCTCCCCAGCCGGTCCGCCGCTACCCACTGTCACCGCTATCTGCATCCTTGGAATGCAGGCAGCAGTAACCGCATAAGTGGGAAAGGGGCTGCCGACCCTTTCTTCCACCAATCAACGTGTGAGACAGCCGACGCGATGTCATTTTATTGCATCAGCTGTGCACTGCAGAGTCAGTGACTCAGAGAGCTGAGGGCAAGGGAGCAAGGtgaaaatgtgttgtttttttcatgtgtatgggatgtttggctagacatggggaggctatggtggtctcatgctggacatggggagactataggggtctcatgctggacatgggaaggctatgtGGGTCTgatgctgatcatggggaggcgATGGGGCTCTCATGGAGAGGCTAtgtggtctcatgctggacatagggagcctatgtgggtctcatgctgatcatggggaggctatgtgggtctcatgctgatcatggggaggctatgtgggggctcgtaCGGTATATAGGAGGCTTCTGGTGGCTCTTATgttatataaggggctgtgtgtaCTCATACGATATATAGAAGGGGCTATGTGCGAGCTCAAACGGTATATAGGAGGATGTTAGCATacctaattctgctcaatattaagtgattcaattaatattaatatcaaattattaatatgttaatattaatattgaccaGAATTAATTtccgcctattggttcggccctccacaacagtcagtctctcatgtggcccctgggCTAGTATATTCATGGTGAAAACCCACATCAAATAGCTTTATAATCCTTCTTTTAATGTTTTTACCTATTAAAATGATCAGCAATAATCCCGAAATCCAGTGAAAGGTTCATAATACATCAAGCTTTTACTTAATACATCtttgaaataaaatatattttttttcctgcagATGTTTGTCATTGATAAAGTTGAGGCCGATGTGTGCTCCCTGAATGAGTTTTCAATCACTGGATCCACCTATGCCCCCGAAGGAGAGGTGTAAGTTTAACTATTCTCAAAATTGTCACTAACCACCTCCAATAACTGTGTAGAAGTCCTAAATTTTGCAGCACAAAACCTTCACTACACTAAAACTTACAACCAACGTTTTTCTCAACACTTTCCAAATCCATTCATTACGTAACTGATGATCAGTGCAAACCAGAAGTATATAAGAGACATATGTTTGCAACCATATAAGAGTGTTCTGAGTTGTCAGCAGTAATCCAAACTGATATCATTATAGACAGCTATCACCCGAAACACGAGTGCAAAAATGAACCAGTAATATGCATCCATAAAACTGTCCAATATTGGTTTTCTATTCTCATCAACCACATTTCCCTATACGTTATCCACTGCCGATGTTTTGTCTTTATAATTTTCCTTTTCTCAGTTACTGCTGCCATCCTCATTTTCGCATGTCATCGTACTTCTCTTTCACTTTTTTCATAAACTACTCTTCCTTATCATCTCCACCTACACTGGGCTGGCCTTGTCTTTCTGTGGTGTCATCTCAGTATGAAGAATGATAAGACTGTGAAGGCAGGCCAGTATGATGGGCTAGTGGAATTGGCCACAATCTGTGCACTTTGCAATGACTCTTCTCTTGACTTCAACGAGGTAAAACACAAGAGATAATTAGAATTTCACTTTTGAAGGATAAGGCTTGGATTTTTTTATGTACCACTAACTGCATGAGATAAAAGATTTGGGAGTAATAAAACTATTGATTCACTTTCCACTAAAATGAATTACCAAGGATTGTGTGTTCATCGTCATTATTATTTTGCATTctatagtttttattttattttgcactTTCTATTACTCATACCTACATGGCCCCTGTCTCCAGTATAGCTCACAATCATGCAAGGGCCATAACTTATTTTTGACACTGATACAAACTGGAGTACTCTAATAAAACTGACCTTGGAAGAAAATACAAGCTCTATGCACTGTTTGCCATTGCTGCATTTAACTTAGAAATTTTTAAAAATTTCATATTAAAATTTAAAGTGATGAAAGATGCATGTAAACTACTATACATTAactctttttttaataaatgatttttttttagtctAAAGGAGTGTTTGAGAAGGTTGGAGAGGCCACTGAAACGGCTTTGACTACCCTAGTTGAGAAAATGAACGTATTTAACACAGAAGTCAAGAGTCTGTCTAAAGTGGAGCGTGCCAATGCCTGCAACTCTGTAAGTTCTGGAAGACATATTGTTAAAACAAAGTTGTGAGAGACTCTCTACACATCTATAAAGCTTGGTACTGGATAACATCAAATGTATAACCCTGGAGAACTTGAATCTACATTTATCATGTTTCTCTAACAGAAGAAGAAATAACCTTCTACTTTCCTAGAACCACTGCCCGTGGTGACATACAGCCTCAGCTGCTTGTCTTCTACCATTATAGAAATCTAATTATGTAGCACTCAGCAAGCTGGCAGCAGAGTATCAAGAACTCTGTATACCGCACACCTGCCTTGTGCTCGTCATGTACAAGAAACTTAACTCCCTTCTAGCTATGCTGTCCTTAATGATCCCATGACACACACTGTCCCGAACACATGCCATTGTGGTATTAAAGTACCACAACTTAGAACCGTTTCTGCTTTAAGTTCAGGTTTTCTGTGTTCTATGATAAAAAgcttttgaaacatgaactatagcAAATGTCTATTTAATCAAAAATATCTCTCCAGCAACATATTTGCTTCAAAACTCAACATTTCTATTGTATCACAAAAATCTAAAACAAAACGACTCTCACAGGTTATCAAACAGCTGATGAAGAAAGAATTCACCCTGGAGTTCTCCCGTGACAGGAAGTCCATGTCTGTCTACTGCACACCCGCCAAAGCTTCCCGTGCTGCAGTGGGTAACAAGATGTTTGTGAAGGTAAAAGCTGAGATACATTGGGGCACGTTTATTAATGCTTGGTTAGAGTAAAACAGTGGTGCTATCTGAATATGTGCCAAATAAATCATTGGCCCCCCCGGCATGGTTTGGCACATCTTACAAGTTAGATACCTTTCTTACTTATGCTGACTTTAAGGAAACTTACCATGAACCACACACAATTTTGCGTGAATTACACCTACATTTGGCTATGCCCActtttgaaatgaaaaaaaaaaaaacacacaaaaacccaGGGCAGAGCATGGTACCcacggatctttttttttttttttcttggggggggtgtgtgtgtgtgtgggggggggggggggtgtacaaACGATTAATACATTTTCCCAATAACTTTGTACAAGAATTCTGTAAACCGAAGCCAAAACATAAATTTAATACGTAGAGCTAGCCAAATGCTATGGTGCGTATTAACTAAGACCCTGAATAATCTTTGGAGATTACATTTTTATACTTTTATTCCAAAAACAACAGGGTGCCCCAGAGGGTGTTATTGACCGTTGCAACTATGTACGCGTGGGCACAACACGTGTGCCTTTCACTTCAGCCATCAAGGACAAGATTTTGACTATAATCAAGGAGTGGGGCACAGGAAGAGACACCTTGCGTTGTTTGGCTCTTGCTACAAGAGACACCCCACCAAAAAGAGAAGACATGGTTCTCGATGACGCCACCAAGTTTGTTGACTATGAGGTAATATATTAAGAGACAAACTGGCTGCACTACTGACATTTCATTATTATCTTATTTATAATCATGCTTTAGACTTAGCATCAAGTTTATTCACCAAGATGAAGTACTACATTTCTTATGATACATTCATTCTTCCACAGACTGACTTGACATTTGTCGGCTGTGTGGGTATGCTGGACCCACCTCGTAAGGAAGTCATGGGCTCAATTAAGCTTTGCCGTGAAGCTGGTATCCGTGTCATCATGATCACTGGTGATAACAAGGGCACAGCTATTGCTATCTGCCGTCGTATTGGCATCTTTGGTGAGGATGACGATGTATCAGGACGTGCCTTCACTGGTCGTGAGTTTGATGATCTGCCACCAGCAGAACAAAGAGATGCCTGCAAACGTGCTTCCTGCTTTGCCAGAGTCGAGCCTACTCACAAATCGAAGATTGTTGAGTTCCTGCAGTCCTTTGATGAAATCACAGCTATGGTGGGTGAAATAATTCACGTAGGGGGTTATTATTTATGACTACACAGACTTtgattattctttttttttgtaatcCATTCTGGCTCACACCTTTTTTGGTAACTTCCAACAGACTGGTGATGGTGTAAATGATGCCCCTGCTCTTAAAAAAGCTGAGATTGGTATTGCTATGGGTTCTGGTACCGCAGTAGCTAAGACAGCCTCTGAAATGGTGTTGGCTGATGACAACTTCTCCACAATTGTGTCTGCAGTAGAAGAGGGTCGTGCCATTTACAACAACATGAAGCAATTTATCCGCTACCTCATTTCCTCCAATGTAGGAGAGGTCGTCTGGTGAGTTTAATACCTATATTTATTGTTAGAGAACAGTTTTGTTCTTGAGGTGTTTAGACAGTGATAATAATATATTACCATTGTTAACATGGTTGTTGGCTTACTTAAGCTGATTGCAACATACTCTTAATAACACAGTATCTTCCTGACCGCTGCTTTGGGTCTGCCTGAGGCTTTGATCCCTGTACAATTGCTCTGGGTCAACTTGGTCACTGATGGTCTACCCGCTACAGCCCTCGGCTTCAATCCCCCTGATCTGGACATCATGGACAGACCACCCCGTAGCCCCAAGGAACCCCTCATTAGTGGATGGCTCTTCTTCCGTTACATGGCCATTGGAGGTGATATTACAAACATTTTACACTGATGAAGAAAACAACAACCTAATTTTatgtttctataaaaaaaaaaaaaaatgttaccaatTAACTACAAGACATGTTCATTCCTTGCAGGCTATGTGGGTGCTGCCACTGTAGGTGCTGCTGCTTGGTGGTTCATGTGTGCTGAAGATGGACCTATGGTGACGTTCTACCAGTTGGTAAGCATCCGTTCTCCATTTCTTAATCTTTATTACAATAATTTTCAACATGGTAAACATGTCTC harbors:
- the ATP2A1 gene encoding sarcoplasmic/endoplasmic reticulum calcium ATPase 1 isoform X2; protein product: MQDAHTKNTEECLAYFGVNENTGLSLDQVKKNFDKFGPNELPAEEGKSLWELVIEQFEDLLVRILLLAAIISFVLAWFEEGEETVTAFVEPFVILLILIANAVVGVWQERNAEDAIEALKEYEPEMGKVYRSDRKSVQRIKAREIVPGDIVEVAVGDKVPADIRLVSIKSTTLRIDQSILTGESVSVIKHTDAVPDPRAVNQDKKNMLFSGTNVGAGKAIGVVIATGANTEIGKIRDEMAATEQEKTPLQQKLDEFGEQLSKVISLICVAVWLINIGHFNDPIHGGSWIKGAIYYFKIAVALAVAAIPEGLPAVITTCLALGTRRMAKKNAIVRSLPSVETLGCTSVICSDKTGTLTTNQMSVCRMFVIDKVEADVCSLNEFSITGSTYAPEGEVMKNDKTVKAGQYDGLVELATICALCNDSSLDFNESKGVFEKVGEATETALTTLVEKMNVFNTEVKSLSKVERANACNSVIKQLMKKEFTLEFSRDRKSMSVYCTPAKASRAAVGNKMFVKGAPEGVIDRCNYVRVGTTRVPFTSAIKDKILTIIKEWGTGRDTLRCLALATRDTPPKREDMVLDDATKFVDYETDLTFVGCVGMLDPPRKEVMGSIKLCREAGIRVIMITGDNKGTAIAICRRIGIFGEDDDVSGRAFTGREFDDLPPAEQRDACKRASCFARVEPTHKSKIVEFLQSFDEITAMTGDGVNDAPALKKAEIGIAMGSGTAVAKTASEMVLADDNFSTIVSAVEEGRAIYNNMKQFIRYLISSNVGEVVCIFLTAALGLPEALIPVQLLWVNLVTDGLPATALGFNPPDLDIMDRPPRSPKEPLISGWLFFRYMAIGGYVGAATVGAAAWWFMCAEDGPMVTFYQLSHFMQCTEDNPDFEGHECEIFESPVPMTMALSVLVTIEMCNALNSLSENQSLVRMPPWVNIWLLGSICLSMSLHFLILYVDPLPMIFKLTPLDVTKWLVVLKISFPVILLDELLKFVARNYLEA
- the ATP2A1 gene encoding sarcoplasmic/endoplasmic reticulum calcium ATPase 1 isoform X1 encodes the protein MQDAHTKNTEECLAYFGVNENTGLSLDQVKKNFDKFGPNELPAEEGKSLWELVIEQFEDLLVRILLLAAIISFVLAWFEEGEETVTAFVEPFVILLILIANAVVGVWQERNAEDAIEALKEYEPEMGKVYRSDRKSVQRIKAREIVPGDIVEVAVGDKVPADIRLVSIKSTTLRIDQSILTGESVSVIKHTDAVPDPRAVNQDKKNMLFSGTNVGAGKAIGVVIATGANTEIGKIRDEMAATEQEKTPLQQKLDEFGEQLSKVISLICVAVWLINIGHFNDPIHGGSWIKGAIYYFKIAVALAVAAIPEGLPAVITTCLALGTRRMAKKNAIVRSLPSVETLGCTSVICSDKTGTLTTNQMSVCRMFVIDKVEADVCSLNEFSITGSTYAPEGEVMKNDKTVKAGQYDGLVELATICALCNDSSLDFNESKGVFEKVGEATETALTTLVEKMNVFNTEVKSLSKVERANACNSVIKQLMKKEFTLEFSRDRKSMSVYCTPAKASRAAVGNKMFVKGAPEGVIDRCNYVRVGTTRVPFTSAIKDKILTIIKEWGTGRDTLRCLALATRDTPPKREDMVLDDATKFVDYETDLTFVGCVGMLDPPRKEVMGSIKLCREAGIRVIMITGDNKGTAIAICRRIGIFGEDDDVSGRAFTGREFDDLPPAEQRDACKRASCFARVEPTHKSKIVEFLQSFDEITAMTGDGVNDAPALKKAEIGIAMGSGTAVAKTASEMVLADDNFSTIVSAVEEGRAIYNNMKQFIRYLISSNVGEVVCIFLTAALGLPEALIPVQLLWVNLVTDGLPATALGFNPPDLDIMDRPPRSPKEPLISGWLFFRYMAIGGYVGAATVGAAAWWFMCAEDGPMVTFYQLSHFMQCTEDNPDFEGHECEIFESPVPMTMALSVLVTIEMCNALNSLSENQSLVRMPPWVNIWLLGSICLSMSLHFLILYVDPLPMIFKLTPLDVTKWLVVLKISFPVILLDELLKFVARNYLEEREILK